From the Perca flavescens isolate YP-PL-M2 chromosome 21, PFLA_1.0, whole genome shotgun sequence genome, one window contains:
- the nptx2b gene encoding neuronal pentraxin-2b: protein MISLLYGLLCFCTLGCGQLASGQADDGKRYICRAIPLSGDASCPVTLLPELNAGSQEEELRNTVMQLRETILQQKETISKQIGTINELTTKLSLCASATDDRINEKGGSWGKGKQNTMGDVPRDPNDTIDSLGKTMQGLKDRLENLEQQHLRANISGASFPSELRDLLQRRLGQLEKQLLKKVTNLEQEKSMLSNATAAYRLKTESTLNALVDRISELEKGGGDFKSPEQFKLSLPQRTNYLYGRITKSLPEMYAFTLCMWIKSSASPGIGTPFSYGVPGQANEIVLIEWGNNPIELLINDKVAQLPLEVRDGRWHHICISWTTRDGQWDAYQDGGKLGTGDNLAAWHPIKPGGVIILGQEQDVVGGRFDAGQAFVGELSQVNIWDRILKPVEIQSMANCSSYIPGNVISWLATNVEVFGRGAFKRPLEMCQERLPNA, encoded by the exons ATGATTTCACTCTTGTACGGATTGTTATGTTTTTGTACACTGGGCTGCGGTCAACTAGCGAGCGGCCAGGCGGACGATGGAAAGCGATACATCTGCCGGGCAATACCCCTCAGCGGCGATGCCAGTTGCCCTGTGACATTGTTGCCCGAGCTAAACGCCGGCAGCCAGGAAGAGGAGCTCAGAAACACTGTCATGCAGCTACGGGAGACAATTTTACAGCAGAAAGAAACGATTTCCAAACAGATAGGCACCATCAACGAGCTAACCACCAAGCTGTCGCTCTGCGCCTCAGCCACGGATGACAGGATTAACGAAAAGGGGGGTTCCTGGGGCAAAGGAAAGCAAAACACAATGGGGGACGTTCCCAGAGATCCAAATGACACCATCGACAGTCTTGGAAAAACCATGCAAGGACTCAAGGATCGGTTGGAGAACTTGGAG CAACAGCATCTGCGAGCCAACATATCCGGCGCCTCGTTCCCCAGCGAGCTGCGCGACCTGCTGCAGCGTCGGCTCGGGCAGCTGGAGAAGCAGCTCCTGAAGAAAGTCACCAAcctggagcaggagaagagcATGCTGTCCAATGCCACAGCCGCCTACAGGCTGAAGACAGAGAGCACGCTGAATGCCCTGGTGGACAGGATCAGTGAGCTGGAGAAAG GAGGAGGAGACTTCAAGTCCCCAGAGCAGTTTAAGCTGTCCCTCCCCCAGCGGACCAACTACCTGTACGGCCGCATCACCAAGAGCCTGCCAGAGATGTATGCTTTCACACTCTGCATGTGGATCAAGTCCAGCGCCAGTCCTGGCATTGGGACGCCCTTCTCTTATGGTGTGCCAGGGCAAGCCAATGAGATTGTGCTGATCGAATGGGGCAATAACCCAATAGAGCTGCTCATCAATGACAAG GTCGCCCAGTTGCCTTTGGAGGTACGTGATGGAAGGTGGCACCACATCTGCATCTCCTGGACCACACGGGACGGCCAATGGGACGCTTACCAAGACGGAGGGAAGCTGGGAACTGGCGACAACCTGGCGGCCTGGCACCCCATCAAACCCGGGGGGGTCATTATCCTTGGGCAGGAGCAA GACGTAGTGGGCGGGCGCTTTGATGCCGGACAGGCCTTCGTGGGCGAGCTGAGTCAGGTGAACATTTGGGACCGTATTCTGAAGCCGGTCGAAATCCAGTCCATGGCTAACTGCAGTTCTTACATCCCTGGGAATGTGATCTCTTGGCTAGCAACCAACGTTGAAGTTTTTGGAAGGGGAGCGTTCAAGCGACCCTTGGAGATGTGTCAGGAACGACTGCCCAATGCTTAA
- the tmem130 gene encoding transmembrane protein 130 — translation MLLPLVILGVAETTDPLTDLENIAGKLVFYQMEGNATYVRDTGELASDVPTETMFELFDPQKNFSTAKFTYTWDLGNGEVIQGTEPVVRYHYSESGNYTLRLKVGAKVTKYAPLITDVYSTDVQVLDAIKHIKLNGPSDYEVSQNTSLAFHVDGSPPIWVCWRFLPNCVPDMIGGCTLIVLYENTLRLNHTFTSTGVHCLDISVRNDISKLQTSFSLYVRRNNNPHMFFILSCAAILVATFSFIMVIACHPRLYNRSQVATSSNAIFLKNQDYEGQSTILFNFSNVGRGEKEPLLLQYGNQYLS, via the exons ATGCTCCTTCCCCTGGTCATCCTGGGTGTGGCAGAGACCACAGACCCTTTGACAGATTTGG AAAATATAGCTGGGAAGTTGGTTTTCTACCAAATGGAGGGAAACGCCACCTATGTGAGGGACACAGGAGAACTGGCTTCAGATGTTCCCACTGAGACCATGTTTGAACTCTTCGATCCCCAAAAGAATTTCAGCACAGCAAAGTTCACCTATACATGGGACTTAGGGAACGG AGAGGTGATCCAGGGAACTGAGCCGGTGGTCCGCTATCACTACTCAGAATCAGGGAACTACACACTGCGGCTGAAAGTAGGAGCAAAAGTAACCAAATATGCACCTCTAATTACTGACGTCTACTCCACAGATGTCCAAGTACTCG ATGCCATTAAACACATCAAGCTGAATGGGCCTTCAGATTATGAGGTGTCTCAGAACACCAGTTTGGCTTTTCATGTTGATGGAAG TCCTCCTATATGGGTGTGCTGGCGTTTCCTGCCCAACTGTGTGCCGGACATGATTGGGGGCTGCACGCTGATAGTGCTGTATGAAAACACCCTGCGACTGAACCACACCTTCACCTCTACCGGCGTCCACTGCTTGGACATTAGTGTCCGCAATGACATCAGCAAGCTGCAGACCTCCTTCAGCCTTTATGTCAGGAGAAACA ATAACCCCCACATGTTCTTCATCCTGTCATGTGCTGCCATTCTTGTAGCAACCTTCTCCTTTATCATGGTCATCGCCTGCCACCCTCGTCTTTACAACAGATCACAG GTTGCTACTTCCAGCAACGCCATATTCCTGAAGAACCAGGACTATGAAGGTCAAAGCACGATTCTTTTTAACTTCTCCAACGTGGGCAGGGGAGAGAAGGAGCCACTCCTCCTGCAGTATGGCAATCAATACTTGAGTTAA